The following are encoded together in the Salvia hispanica cultivar TCC Black 2014 chromosome 6, UniMelb_Shisp_WGS_1.0, whole genome shotgun sequence genome:
- the LOC125197309 gene encoding F-box protein PP2-B10-like isoform X1 has translation MGKTYDNWERLVKAVSRREEDKLLALTNSVSTSPSSSSSQLSSSLSFQFGHLDLRLVIPDTSRLPMEYSDISVDRKDWKAMLPPGKRQVVWRSSYMSFSLDRTGKNCFLLGPMNLIMSSRGFDGCWRLNEHPQSRFSEVYKLEKAQGIYIEGKINSNWLSSESCYAAYLVFGFAEMYANLNSAVSIVRNFYNESGIGYPEEQAKMVKFQEGSERDDGWMEIQLGEFYVDAGENGQVQVQLLDTSCCITSGLILEGIEFRPF, from the exons ATGGGCAAGACCTACGACAATTGGGAGAGGCTGGTGAAGGCCGTTTCCCGCAGGGAGGAAGACAAGCTATTAGCCTTGACTAATTCCGTCTCCACATCaccatcttcatcttcctccCAACTCAGTTCTTCCTTGAGTTTTCAGTTTGGCCATCTTGACCTTCGACTAGTTATTCCAGACACAAGTAGATTGCCAATGGAATATTCTGATATATCAGTCGATCGAAAGGACTGGAAGGCGATGCTGCCACCTGGAAAACGCCAAGTAGTGTGGAGGTCATCGTATATG AGCTTTTCTCTGGACAGGACTGGAAAGAACTGTTTCCTGCTCGGACCTATGAACCTCATCATGTCATCAAGAGGCTTTGATGGATGTTGGAGACTCAATGAGCATCCGCAATCCAG ATTCTCTGAGGTATATAAGCTCGAAAAGGCACAGGGCATCTACATCGAAGgcaaaataaattcaaattggttGTCCTCGGAGAGTTGTTATGCTGCATACCTAGTATTTGGATTCGCGGAGATGTATGCAAACTTGAACTCAGCAGTATCGATTGTCAGAAACTTTTACAATGAATCAG GTATAGGGTATCCGGAGGAGCAAGCCAAGATGGTGAAGTTTCAAGAAGGAAGTGAGAGAGATGATGGGTGGATGGAAATACAACTTGGAGAATTTTATGTTGATGCAGGAGAAAATGGGCAGGTACAAGTGCAGTTGCTCGACACCAGTTGCTGCATCACGAGTGGCCTCATCCTCGAAGGCATTGAGTTTCGACCTTTCTAG
- the LOC125197309 gene encoding F-box protein PP2-B10-like isoform X2 gives MGKTYDNWERLVKAVSRREEDKLLALTNSVSTSPSSSSSQLSSSLSFQFGHLDLRLVIPDTSRLPMEYSDISVDRKDWKAMLPPGKRQVVWRSSYMSFSLDRTGKNCFLLGPMNLIMSSRGFDGCWRLNEHPQSRFSEVYKLEKAQGIYIEGKINSNWLSSESCYAAYLVFGFAEMYANLNSAVSIVRNFYNESGYPEEQAKMVKFQEGSERDDGWMEIQLGEFYVDAGENGQVQVQLLDTSCCITSGLILEGIEFRPF, from the exons ATGGGCAAGACCTACGACAATTGGGAGAGGCTGGTGAAGGCCGTTTCCCGCAGGGAGGAAGACAAGCTATTAGCCTTGACTAATTCCGTCTCCACATCaccatcttcatcttcctccCAACTCAGTTCTTCCTTGAGTTTTCAGTTTGGCCATCTTGACCTTCGACTAGTTATTCCAGACACAAGTAGATTGCCAATGGAATATTCTGATATATCAGTCGATCGAAAGGACTGGAAGGCGATGCTGCCACCTGGAAAACGCCAAGTAGTGTGGAGGTCATCGTATATG AGCTTTTCTCTGGACAGGACTGGAAAGAACTGTTTCCTGCTCGGACCTATGAACCTCATCATGTCATCAAGAGGCTTTGATGGATGTTGGAGACTCAATGAGCATCCGCAATCCAG ATTCTCTGAGGTATATAAGCTCGAAAAGGCACAGGGCATCTACATCGAAGgcaaaataaattcaaattggttGTCCTCGGAGAGTTGTTATGCTGCATACCTAGTATTTGGATTCGCGGAGATGTATGCAAACTTGAACTCAGCAGTATCGATTGTCAGAAACTTTTACAATGAATCAG GGTATCCGGAGGAGCAAGCCAAGATGGTGAAGTTTCAAGAAGGAAGTGAGAGAGATGATGGGTGGATGGAAATACAACTTGGAGAATTTTATGTTGATGCAGGAGAAAATGGGCAGGTACAAGTGCAGTTGCTCGACACCAGTTGCTGCATCACGAGTGGCCTCATCCTCGAAGGCATTGAGTTTCGACCTTTCTAG
- the LOC125197309 gene encoding F-box protein PP2-B10-like isoform X3: protein MGKTYDNWERLVKAVSRREEDKLLALTNSVSTSPSSSSSQLSSSLSFQFGHLDLRLVIPDTSRLPMEYSDISVDRKDWKAMLPPGKRQVVWRSSYMSFSLDRTGKNCFLLGPMNLIMSSRGFDGCWRLNEHPQSRFSEVYKLEKAQGIYIEGKINSNWLSSESCYAAYLVFGFAEMYANLNSAVSIVRNFYNESEEQAKMVKFQEGSERDDGWMEIQLGEFYVDAGENGQVQVQLLDTSCCITSGLILEGIEFRPF from the exons ATGGGCAAGACCTACGACAATTGGGAGAGGCTGGTGAAGGCCGTTTCCCGCAGGGAGGAAGACAAGCTATTAGCCTTGACTAATTCCGTCTCCACATCaccatcttcatcttcctccCAACTCAGTTCTTCCTTGAGTTTTCAGTTTGGCCATCTTGACCTTCGACTAGTTATTCCAGACACAAGTAGATTGCCAATGGAATATTCTGATATATCAGTCGATCGAAAGGACTGGAAGGCGATGCTGCCACCTGGAAAACGCCAAGTAGTGTGGAGGTCATCGTATATG AGCTTTTCTCTGGACAGGACTGGAAAGAACTGTTTCCTGCTCGGACCTATGAACCTCATCATGTCATCAAGAGGCTTTGATGGATGTTGGAGACTCAATGAGCATCCGCAATCCAG ATTCTCTGAGGTATATAAGCTCGAAAAGGCACAGGGCATCTACATCGAAGgcaaaataaattcaaattggttGTCCTCGGAGAGTTGTTATGCTGCATACCTAGTATTTGGATTCGCGGAGATGTATGCAAACTTGAACTCAGCAGTATCGATTGTCAGAAACTTTTACAATGAATCAG AGGAGCAAGCCAAGATGGTGAAGTTTCAAGAAGGAAGTGAGAGAGATGATGGGTGGATGGAAATACAACTTGGAGAATTTTATGTTGATGCAGGAGAAAATGGGCAGGTACAAGTGCAGTTGCTCGACACCAGTTGCTGCATCACGAGTGGCCTCATCCTCGAAGGCATTGAGTTTCGACCTTTCTAG
- the LOC125197064 gene encoding putative late blight resistance protein homolog R1A-10, whose amino-acid sequence MACRDQDTWWYMFRAGLFGPEGCPAQLEGPGKKILHNCRSLGIVVLKVLLHLLKAEKTAHYWNQLASDQQNPIFMVDDELSEMCKIQEDLSTESFSFLDEEEKGLLLEFVDFSKHIEDIKKEILPQMFFPKMLTISFLGMAGIGKTTLVKEIFEDPMIRCCYDHHLWLTLGPDCVFEEILVDILSQVCPDIDKDGIKQDEDLAKRLCEEVLDKKCLIVLDDVWSIKPLEYMKRLFPNIKGAALVTTRLAKVAHIGVDDPVCKMQLLDKEESWDLFCEEVFRQTICPIRLEKAGKKIVENCEGLPLMIVTVASLLSRVEQTTAVWNDAAQKNSQIFMDAYYQISKVLVSSYKHLPQYLKVCFLYIGIFPPNKEIPTSKLIIFWIAEGFLEPNSGKTMQDYAVECLLELESQSLVMVSQQSSSFKIKACSLHCVFWHLSNNLAMQSNFFRAFSTLADRGVGNVEMQRRLCIRNSTLLGIKDVHDLIASISSTRSLICASPSHQYPVPVCFGLRLLRLMDALAIRLYEFPTEVVDSYFLRYLALTYNGSIPPCISKLWNLQFIIISRPLSIVSSADSSYLPMEIWDMEKLKHLQIAGSNLPDPNGSVALRKLSTLIGVGSRSCTKKVLRRVSGLKRLGICIELEPDENDDPYRCLNNISHLRRLESLKCVVVNPDFMPERVSPPAPRSMFPWGLKKLSLSGLGYPWEYMKIISKLENLEVLKLRCYAFQGPDWELHDDDVYALRFLLIEDTDLVRWKFSATCFINLKRLCIKHCYQLEEIPPELCTSVETIQVVDCNPMVQNWAKDLEMRAYDISSSWDHATKS is encoded by the exons ATGGCCTGCCGCGATCAAGACACGTGGTGGTATATGTTTCGCGCTGGCTTGTTTGGTCCCGAGGGCTGCCCTGCTCAACTGGAGGGACCTGGTAAGAAGATTCTTCACAATTGCAGGAGTCTTGGTATTGTCGTATTGAAGGTTCTTCTCCACCTTTTGAAGGCGGAGAAGACGGCGCATTACTGGAACCAACTAGCATCGGACCAACAAAATCCCATTTTCATGGTTGATGATGAATTATCTGag ATGTGTAAAATTCAAGAAGATCTATCTACTGAGAGTTTCTCATTTCTTGATGAAGAGGAAAAAGGTCTACTTCTTGAGTTTGTTGACTTCTCTAAACATATAGAAGATATAAAGAAGGAGATTTTGCCCCAAATGTTCTTCCCTAAAATGTTGACTATCTCCTTCCTTGGAATGGCGGGGATTGGTAAGACCACGCTCGTTAAGGAAATATTCGAAGATCCGATGATCCGGTGCTGCTACGACCACCACTTGTGGTTGACATTAGGCCCTGATTGTGTGTTCGAAGAAATCTTGGTGGATATTCTTTCTCAAGTATGTCCGGACATTGATAAAGATGGAATAAAACAAGATGAGGATTTAGCAAAGAGATTGTGTGAAGAGGTATTGGATAAGAAATGTCTCATTGTTTTGGATGATGTGTGGAGCATAAAGCCATTGGAATACATGAAAAGGTTATTCCCCAATATCAAGGGTGCAGCCTTGGTAACAACTAGGCTAGCAAAAGTAGCACATATTGGAGTAGATGATCCTGTTTGTAAAATGCAGTTGTTAGATAAAGAAGAGAGTTGGGATCTTTTCTGTGAGGAGGTATTCAGACAAACGATATGCCCCATTCGGCTTGAGAAAGCCGGGAAAAAGATTGTGGAGAATTGTGAAGGTCTTCCTCTTATGATTGTCACGGTTGCTAGCCTCCTCTCTCGTGTTGAGCAAACCACTGCAGTTTGGAACGATGCAGCGCAGAAAAATTCTCAGATTTTCATGGATGCATATTATCAAATCTCAAAGGTATTAGTTTCAAGCTATAAGCACTTGCCTCAATACTTGAAAGTGTGCTTTCTCTATATTGGGATTTTCCCTCCGAATAAGGAGATCCCAACTTCCAAGCTCATTATATTCTGGATTGCTGAGGGATTTCTAGAACCAAATTCAGGCAAAACCATGCAAGATTATGCTGTAGAATGCTTGTTAGAGCTTGAAAGCCAAAGTCTAGTCATGGTTAGCCAGCAGAGTTCTAGTTTCAAGATTAAGGCCTGCAGCCTGCATTGTGTTTTCTGGCATTTATCCAATAATTTAGCAATGCAGAGCAATTTTTTTCGAGCCTTTAGCACTCTTGCTGATCGCGGAGTAGGGAATGTGGAGATGCAGCGGAGATTATGCATTCGAAATAGCACTTTATTGGGCATCAAAGATGTGCACGACTTGATTGCATCCATTTCAAGTACGCGTTCTCTGATATGTGCTTCTCCGTCTCATCAGTATCCAGTGCCAGTTTGTTTCGGGTTGAGGCTGCTGAGGTTGATGGATGCTCTTGCAATTCGTCTCTACGAGTTTCCCACTGAAGTAGTGGATTCATATTTCTTGAGATACCTTGCTCTTACATACAATGGGAGCATCCCTCCTTGTATTTCCAAACTGTGGAACCTTCAGTTTATTATTATAAGTCGGCCTCTCAGCATCGTATCATCTGCAGATTCGTCGTATCTTCCAATGGAGATATGGGATATGGAGAAACTGAAGCATCTTCAGATTGCAGGGAGCAACCTACCAGACCCTAATGGTAGTGTTGCATTACGAAAACTGTCAACTCTCATAGGCGTGGGCTCTCGTAGTTGTACCAAAAAAGTGCTTAGGAGAGTCTCGGGTTTGAAGAGATTAGGGATTTGCATTGAGCTCGAGCCTGATGAGAATGATGATCCCTATCGTTGCTTGAACAATATATCCCATCTCCGGAGACTAGAATCACTTAAATGTGTGGTTGTGAATCCTGACTTTATGCCAGAGCGGGTGTCTCCACCCGCTCCTCGTTCAATGTTCCCATGGGGTCTTAAAAAGTTGAGCTTGAGCGGGCTCGGGTACCCATGGGAATATATGAAGATAATTAGCAAGTTGGAAAATCTCGAAGTGCTCAAATTGCGATGCTATGCCTTTCAAGGACCCGACTGGGAGTTGCATGACGACGATGTGTATGCACTTCGGTTTCTTTTAATTGAAGACACTGATTTGGTTCGTTGGAAATTCTCGGCTACGTGTTTCATAAACCTCAAGCGTCTGTGCATCAAACACTGCTACCAATTGGAAGAGATCCCGCCTGAGTTGTGTACAAGTGTGGAAACAATTCAAGTTGTAGATTGCAACCCTATGGTTCAAAATTGGGCAAAGGATTTGGAGATGAGAGCATATGATATCAGTTCTTCATGGGATCATGCAACAAAATCTTGA